The following proteins are co-located in the Longimicrobium terrae genome:
- a CDS encoding DUF6891 domain-containing protein, with translation MSLLRSWFSGERPPPPEPAVEASAGEGLDDLREWLVREIAAGFSDPDEIVEAAGDVFEGQLDRDVVQAEAERMLPGLLAAHAREEATWPETTDNDRLEAAFAELEDGGIVCRENFACCNNCGSAEIWAEVEAVNDIIPHVRGYVFYHMQDTESAVEGGGIYLSYGAVADTEDAPLAVARDVVSTLRDHGLRVEWNGEITRRIMVELDWKRRRRAAV, from the coding sequence ATGTCACTCCTGCGCAGCTGGTTTTCTGGCGAGCGCCCGCCGCCGCCCGAGCCGGCGGTGGAGGCGTCGGCAGGGGAGGGGCTGGACGATCTTCGCGAGTGGCTGGTGCGCGAGATTGCCGCGGGCTTCAGCGATCCCGATGAGATCGTGGAGGCCGCGGGCGACGTGTTCGAGGGCCAGCTGGACCGGGACGTCGTACAGGCGGAGGCGGAGCGCATGCTTCCCGGGCTGCTGGCCGCGCACGCCCGCGAGGAGGCGACGTGGCCCGAGACCACGGACAACGACCGTCTGGAGGCGGCCTTCGCGGAACTGGAGGACGGCGGAATCGTCTGCCGCGAGAACTTCGCCTGCTGCAACAACTGCGGGTCCGCGGAGATCTGGGCGGAGGTGGAGGCCGTGAACGACATCATCCCCCACGTTCGCGGCTACGTCTTCTACCACATGCAGGACACGGAATCCGCCGTGGAGGGTGGCGGCATCTACCTCTCCTACGGCGCGGTTGCCGACACGGAAGACGCACCGCTCGCCGTTGCGCGCGACGTGGTGAGCACGCTCAGGGATCATGGCCTGCGCGTGGAGTGGAACGGCGAAATCACGCGCCGCATCATGGTTGAGCTGGACTGGAAGCGACGCAGGCGCGCCGCCGTCTGA
- a CDS encoding DinB family protein, with product MTPKMQEIAGELDKARRGLLAAVQGLSQAELDARPKPDSWSVGEVMHHVSKIESGMIGMLSKLALPAIADGLPKDPAPEQSVLSMVEHLPVLDRTQRITAPEFVRPTHGISREELEAGLARTRGELLAAMEQADGYDLSGLSRPHPRFGPLNLYQWLALSARHEQRHTAQIAEAREALAAGAN from the coding sequence ATGACGCCCAAGATGCAGGAAATCGCCGGCGAGCTGGACAAGGCCCGGCGCGGGCTGCTGGCGGCCGTGCAGGGCCTTTCGCAGGCGGAACTGGACGCCAGGCCCAAGCCGGATTCGTGGTCCGTCGGCGAGGTGATGCACCACGTTTCCAAGATCGAGAGCGGGATGATCGGCATGCTGTCCAAGCTCGCGCTCCCGGCGATCGCGGACGGGCTGCCCAAGGATCCCGCGCCGGAGCAGTCCGTGTTGTCGATGGTGGAGCATCTGCCCGTTCTGGACCGCACGCAGCGCATTACCGCGCCCGAGTTCGTGCGGCCCACCCATGGCATCAGCCGTGAGGAACTGGAGGCCGGGCTGGCCCGCACGCGCGGCGAACTGCTGGCGGCAATGGAGCAGGCCGACGGGTACGACCTGAGCGGGCTCAGCCGGCCGCACCCGCGGTTCGGGCCTCTGAACCTGTACCAGTGGCTCGCTCTCAGCGCCCGCCACGAGCAGCGCCACACCGCGCAGATCGCCGAGGCGCGCGAAGCTCTCGCGGCAGGCGCGAACTGA
- a CDS encoding VOC family protein produces the protein MRIQLSSIFVADQATALRFYTEVLGFQKKAEIPMGEFSWLTVVSPEAPDGVELVLEPNSNPAALAFQAALREQSIPMTAFLVDDVHAEHERLQQQGVMFRTPPMAAGPVTIAIFDDTVGNLIQIYSMNAQPDQDASATA, from the coding sequence GTGCGCATTCAACTCAGCAGCATTTTCGTGGCGGATCAGGCAACGGCGTTGCGCTTCTACACGGAAGTGCTCGGCTTTCAGAAGAAGGCCGAGATCCCCATGGGCGAGTTCAGCTGGCTCACGGTCGTTTCGCCCGAGGCGCCGGACGGCGTGGAACTGGTGCTGGAGCCCAACAGCAACCCCGCCGCGCTCGCGTTTCAGGCCGCGCTGCGCGAGCAGAGCATCCCGATGACCGCGTTCCTGGTGGATGACGTGCACGCCGAGCACGAGCGCCTGCAGCAGCAGGGTGTCATGTTCCGCACGCCGCCGATGGCCGCGGGGCCCGTGACGATCGCCATCTTTGACGACACCGTCGGCAACCTGATCCAGATCTACTCGATGAACGCGCAGCCGGATCAGGACGCGTCCGCCACGGCCTGA
- a CDS encoding NAD(P)H-binding protein — translation MKVLVFGATGAAGGSVVRACASSPAVSEVRAVARRPLAFAHAKLRVVIHGDFLDYAAIEDAFAGVDACFWCLGISATQVPGEAEYRTITHDFALAAARMLRRHSPDAAFHYISGQGAALDSRMMWARVKAQTEQDLMDEFGAVCWRPAFIDGEDSPNAPRYLQALRPAFRLLRPFAGLYVAGQDLGLAMIQATAEGQRARVIANPEIRSMARRARESGGVRAG, via the coding sequence ATGAAGGTTCTGGTGTTCGGGGCGACGGGGGCGGCGGGCGGGAGCGTGGTGCGGGCGTGCGCGTCCTCGCCCGCGGTGAGCGAGGTGCGGGCGGTGGCGCGGCGGCCGCTGGCGTTTGCGCACGCCAAGCTGCGCGTCGTCATCCACGGCGACTTTCTGGATTATGCGGCGATCGAGGACGCGTTCGCCGGCGTGGATGCGTGCTTCTGGTGCCTGGGCATCTCGGCCACGCAGGTGCCGGGCGAGGCGGAGTATCGCACGATCACGCACGACTTTGCGCTCGCCGCCGCGCGCATGCTGCGGCGCCACAGCCCGGACGCGGCGTTCCACTACATCAGCGGGCAGGGCGCCGCGCTCGACAGCCGCATGATGTGGGCGCGGGTCAAGGCGCAGACGGAGCAGGATCTGATGGACGAGTTCGGCGCGGTGTGCTGGCGGCCGGCGTTCATCGACGGCGAGGATTCGCCCAACGCGCCGCGCTACCTGCAGGCGCTCCGCCCCGCGTTCCGCCTGCTGCGCCCATTCGCCGGGCTGTACGTCGCGGGGCAGGACCTCGGCCTGGCCATGATCCAGGCCACGGCGGAGGGGCAGCGCGCCCGCGTCATCGCCAATCCCGAAATCCGCAGCATGGCCCGCCGTGCGCGCGAGTCCGGCGGCGTACGCGCGGGCTGA
- a CDS encoding TIR domain-containing protein, which produces MRIFVSYTLRDNVLDRATLVALDSYLREFGDPYIDLLHNPGEDHQRHVLTMLRSASLVLAIVTPKYDRSEWVKLELALAHQHQIPIMSVDAPRGITGAALSALFVSEECTAGILTPSP; this is translated from the coding sequence GTGAGAATCTTCGTCAGCTACACTCTTCGGGATAACGTCTTGGATCGTGCGACGCTGGTCGCACTCGATTCGTATTTGCGGGAGTTTGGTGATCCTTACATCGATCTGCTGCACAATCCAGGTGAAGATCATCAGCGTCATGTCCTAACAATGCTAAGGAGTGCGTCCTTAGTACTTGCCATTGTCACGCCGAAGTATGATAGATCGGAATGGGTGAAGCTTGAACTCGCTCTCGCCCACCAGCATCAGATCCCGATCATGTCTGTCGATGCTCCACGGGGCATTACTGGCGCAGCACTTAGTGCTCTGTTTGTGTCAGAAGAGTGCACGGCTGGTATCTTGACGCCTTCCCCATAA